Proteins found in one Leguminivora glycinivorella isolate SPB_JAAS2020 chromosome 4, LegGlyc_1.1, whole genome shotgun sequence genomic segment:
- the LOC125225602 gene encoding protein N-terminal glutamine amidohydrolase isoform X1 → MSVNAQVHLTKNENIKMNDKTLKPLFSKQAECSYVSCYCEENVWKLCQDVSLRIPEELDRCFVVFISNPCRTVPLWKQRAGREEDRLVIWDYHVIFLYSWDCKTCLVYDLDSELPFPTFFHKYVTETFRTDQVLKSDFHRFFRVVPAKQFLQHFASDRRHMKRPDGSWIKPPPPYPAICTSVATNNLDEYINMDIGSGLGQVLSLTEFVQRFYKIEK, encoded by the exons atgtcggTCAACGCTCAAGTACATTTGACCAAAAATGAAAACATTAAAATGAACGATAAAACTCTTAAACCCCTATTTTCCAAGCAAGCAGAGTGTTCATACGTGTCTTGTTATTG tgaagaaaatgtatggaaattgtGTCAGGATGTATCACTAAGAATACCGGAGGAGTTGGATCGGTGCTTCGTGGTATTTATATCTAATCCTTGCCGCACGGTGCCTCTCTGGAAACAAAGGGCTGGGCGCGAGGAAGATCGTCTCGTCATATGG GACTATCATGTGATATTCTTGTACTCTTGGGACTGCAAGACTTGCCTTGTTTATGATCTGGACTCTGAGTTGCCTTTTCCAACATTCTTCCATAAATATGTCACTGAGACATTTCGAACAGATCAGGTGTTGAAGTCAGACTTCCACAG ATTCTTTCGTGTTGTGCCTGCAAAACAATTCTTGCAACATTTTGCCTCTGATCGTCGTCACATGAAGAGACCTGATGGTTCATGGATTAAGCCCCCACCTCCATATCCCGCCATCTGCACTTCAG TGGCCACAAACAACCTAGATGAGTACATCAACATGGATATTGGATCAGGATTGGGCCAGGTTTTGAGTCTGACTGAATTTGTGCAACGGTTTTATAAGATAGAAAAGTAG
- the LOC125225390 gene encoding myoneurin-like isoform X1 has protein sequence MNDFTQLEKTIVRELSCRLCLCTDVVKLKPLSVELKRKIKRLYGVVIRSDDTLPKAICHDCLQLVGIQHLFAVKVEKTQKFLEFRKNKLAEKAHKQNTETVTHTVQANNLNQNALDTEKKQKSKGDAPSESAQHQGDSNKVKTLKKKTPLEMKFMESMPLEEFVRTENVDESLLSSTTTANRPVEKVKSGKRDAIKDIEDSTTDVLDPIVIVDGRPAKQGAALDRQITLFYKMECCICHQNDFNYRSLMKHYKERHGVPGYVECCDKKFHYFCPKKIIEHMAYHLQPNIFMCSSCHTNFQSSQELIEHQNNGGRSEGKILCPRCQERYPTYHELGCHIISHREANKLQCDYCGKLLKHHHRKKTVNHMEDVILCSTCIRSLRNIEKQEKEIVSRTFQKGSKRQKEAHNTRQSHNSKISKIQSSPWPLW, from the exons ATGAACGACTTTACCCAGCTGGAGAAGACGATAGTGCGGGAGTTGTCATGTCGGTTGTGTCTTTGTACGGACGTGGTGAAGCTTAAACCGCTCAGCGTGGAACTTAAGCGGAAGATCAAGCGACTTTACGGCGTTGTT ATACGATCGGATGACACTCTCCCAAAAGCAATTTGCCATGACTGCTTACAACTAGTTGGCATTCAACACTTATTTGCTGTTAAAGTTGAGAAAACTCAAAAGTTTTTGGAATTTCGAAAAAATAAGCTAGCTGAAAAGGCTCACAAACAAAATACAGAAACAGTAACACACACAGTACAGGCCAataatttaaaccaaaacgCATTAGACACCGAAAAAAAGCAAAAATCAAAGGGAGACGCCCCATCGGAATCAGCGCAACACCAAGGTGACTCAAATAAAGTGAAAACTCTCAAAAAGAAAACACCTCTCGAAATGAAATTCATGGAATCCATGCCTTTAGAAGAATTCGTGCGAACTGAAAACGTCGATGAATCATTACTCAGTAGTACAACAACTGCAAACAGACCGGTGGAAAAAGTCAAATCGGGTAAAAGGGATGCTATTAAAGATATAGAGGACAGTACCACAGACGTATTAGATCCTATAGTAATCGTGGATGGTCGGCCTGCCAAACAAGGAGCCGCCTTAGACAGGCAAATAACACTATTCTACAAGATGGAATGCTGTATATGCCACCAAAATGACTTCAATTATAGGTCGCTAATGAAACATTATAAAGAAAGACATGGGGTGCCGGGCTACGTGGAGTGTTGTGACAAAAAGTTTCATTATTTCTGCCCTAAGAAGATTATCGAGCACATGGCGTATCATCTTCAACCAAACATATTCAT GTGCAGCAGCTGCCATACCAACTTCCAATCATCGCAAGAGTTGATCGAACACCAGAACAACGGCGGCCGGTCGGAGGGCAAGATCCTGTGCCCGCGATGTCAGGAGCGGTACCCTACTTACCACGAGCTCGGCTGCCATATCATCTCGCATCGGGAGGCCAATAAGCTGCAGTGCGATTATTGTGGGAAACT ATTGAAACACCACCACCGAAAGAAGACCGTAAATCACATGGAAGACGTCATACTTTGTTCCACATGTATCCGATCATTGAGAAATATTGAGAAACAAGAGAAAGAAATCGTGAGTAGGACTTTTCAAAAAGGGTCAA AAAGACAAAAAGAAGCCCATAACACCAGACAAAGTCACAattcaaaaatatcaaaaattcAATCAAGCCCTTGGCCTCTCTGGTGA
- the LOC125225541 gene encoding putative SERF-like protein — translation MTRGNQRDLARAKNQKKQQELAKKKNANDKTGLSLSERKHRDAELMREKQRKKEEQEGPHQKQAVN, via the exons ATGACCC GGGGAAATCAAAGAGATTTGGCTCGTGCTAAGAACCAGAAGAAGCAGCAGGAGTTAGCCAAGAAGAAAAATGCTAATGATAAAACAGGGCTGTCTTTATCTGAAAGGAAACATAG GGATGCTGAACTAATGCGAGAGAAGCAACGGAAAAAGGAGGAACAAGAGGGCCCCCACCAAAAACAAGCTGtaaattag
- the LOC125225391 gene encoding cyclin-dependent kinase 10 isoform X2 produces the protein MSQNVDPTGPAVRKGVLISFRTGKTMEIPEKDILGRCRFVGEFEKINRIGEGTYGIVYRAKEKANGNIVALKKVRMEVEKDGLPLSGLREIQVLMACRHENIVQLKEVLVGRSLESIFLSMEYCEQDLASLLDNMSSPFTESQVKCLMLQVLKGLKYLHANFIVHRDLKVSNLLLTDKGCVKIADFGLARWLGAPARSATPRVVTLWYRAPELLLQSPKQTPALDMWAAGCILGELLANKPLLPGRSEIEQLELIVDLLGTPSDAIWPEFSTLPALQNFTLKQQPYNNLKQRFPWLSAAGLRLLNFLFMYDPNKRATAEECLQSSYFKEQPLPCDPKLMPSFPQHRNMKGQQKTSSNQLNIPLSSLNTGANDQTNNLPAISDLLGSLVKKRRLD, from the exons ATGTCTCAAA ATGTGGATCCAACGGGTCCTGCGGTGCGAAAAGGAGTCCTTATATCATTCAGAACGGGTAAAACCATGGAAATACCGGAAAAAGACATA ctgGGAAGATGCAGATTCGTTGGTGAATTTGAGAAAATAAACCGTATAGGAGAGGGTACCTATGGtattgtat ATAGAGCAAAAGAAAAAGCTAATGGTAATATTGTAGCTCTCAAGAAAGTGAGGATGGAAGTGGAGAAAGATGGGCTGCCACTTAGTGGTCTCCGGGAGATTCAGGTGCTCATGGCTTGCAGACATGAGAACATAGTGCAGCTCAAGGAGGTGCTAGTGGGGAGGTCTCTAGAAAG CATTTTTCTCTCCATGGAGTACTGTGAACAGGACCTGGCCTCCTTGTTAGATAACATGTCGTCTCCATTCACTGAGTCACAAGTAAAGTGCCTAATGCTGCAAGTACTCAAGGGGCTCAAATATTTGCACGCCAATTTTATTGTGCACAGAGACTTGAAGGTGTCAAATTTACTTCTGACTGACAAGGGATGTGTTAAAATAG caGATTTCGGACTAGCACGTTGGCTCGGCGCCCCCGCTCGTAGTGCCACTCCTCGCGTAGTCACACTATGGTACCGAGCCCCTGAGCTTCTCCTCCAGTCTCCGAAGCAAACTCCAGCACTGGATATGTGGGCTGCTGGCTGTATCTTGGGTGAACTGCTTGCCAACAAGCCACTGCTACCAGGCAGAAGTGAAATAGAGCAGCTGGAACTTATCGTAGATTTGCTTG GTACCCCATCGGATGCGATCTGGCCCGAGTTCAGCACATTACCCGCCCTTCAGAACTTCACGCTCAAACAGCAGCCATACAACAACCTGAAGCAGCGCTTCCCATGGCTCTCAGCCGCTGGGCTGCGTCTGCTGAACTTCCTCTTCATGTATGACCCTAACAAGCGTGCTACCGCCGAGGAGTGTCTTCAGAGCTCTTACTTCAAGGAACAACCTTTAC CGTGCGATCCAAAGCTGATGCCAAGCTTCCCGCAGCACAGGAACATGAAAGGACAGCAGAAGACTTCGTCCAACCAGCTGAACATACCGCTATCTAGTCTGAACACGGGCGCCAATGACCAAACCAACAATTTGCCGGCCATTTCCGACCTCCTGGGGTCGCTTGTCAAGAAACGTAGACTAGATTAA
- the LOC125225391 gene encoding cyclin-dependent kinase 10 isoform X1, whose translation MSQNSEKPSNNQDVDPTGPAVRKGVLISFRTGKTMEIPEKDILGRCRFVGEFEKINRIGEGTYGIVYRAKEKANGNIVALKKVRMEVEKDGLPLSGLREIQVLMACRHENIVQLKEVLVGRSLESIFLSMEYCEQDLASLLDNMSSPFTESQVKCLMLQVLKGLKYLHANFIVHRDLKVSNLLLTDKGCVKIADFGLARWLGAPARSATPRVVTLWYRAPELLLQSPKQTPALDMWAAGCILGELLANKPLLPGRSEIEQLELIVDLLGTPSDAIWPEFSTLPALQNFTLKQQPYNNLKQRFPWLSAAGLRLLNFLFMYDPNKRATAEECLQSSYFKEQPLPCDPKLMPSFPQHRNMKGQQKTSSNQLNIPLSSLNTGANDQTNNLPAISDLLGSLVKKRRLD comes from the exons ATGTCTCAAA ACTCTGAAAAACCATCCAACAATCAAGATGTGGATCCAACGGGTCCTGCGGTGCGAAAAGGAGTCCTTATATCATTCAGAACGGGTAAAACCATGGAAATACCGGAAAAAGACATA ctgGGAAGATGCAGATTCGTTGGTGAATTTGAGAAAATAAACCGTATAGGAGAGGGTACCTATGGtattgtat ATAGAGCAAAAGAAAAAGCTAATGGTAATATTGTAGCTCTCAAGAAAGTGAGGATGGAAGTGGAGAAAGATGGGCTGCCACTTAGTGGTCTCCGGGAGATTCAGGTGCTCATGGCTTGCAGACATGAGAACATAGTGCAGCTCAAGGAGGTGCTAGTGGGGAGGTCTCTAGAAAG CATTTTTCTCTCCATGGAGTACTGTGAACAGGACCTGGCCTCCTTGTTAGATAACATGTCGTCTCCATTCACTGAGTCACAAGTAAAGTGCCTAATGCTGCAAGTACTCAAGGGGCTCAAATATTTGCACGCCAATTTTATTGTGCACAGAGACTTGAAGGTGTCAAATTTACTTCTGACTGACAAGGGATGTGTTAAAATAG caGATTTCGGACTAGCACGTTGGCTCGGCGCCCCCGCTCGTAGTGCCACTCCTCGCGTAGTCACACTATGGTACCGAGCCCCTGAGCTTCTCCTCCAGTCTCCGAAGCAAACTCCAGCACTGGATATGTGGGCTGCTGGCTGTATCTTGGGTGAACTGCTTGCCAACAAGCCACTGCTACCAGGCAGAAGTGAAATAGAGCAGCTGGAACTTATCGTAGATTTGCTTG GTACCCCATCGGATGCGATCTGGCCCGAGTTCAGCACATTACCCGCCCTTCAGAACTTCACGCTCAAACAGCAGCCATACAACAACCTGAAGCAGCGCTTCCCATGGCTCTCAGCCGCTGGGCTGCGTCTGCTGAACTTCCTCTTCATGTATGACCCTAACAAGCGTGCTACCGCCGAGGAGTGTCTTCAGAGCTCTTACTTCAAGGAACAACCTTTAC CGTGCGATCCAAAGCTGATGCCAAGCTTCCCGCAGCACAGGAACATGAAAGGACAGCAGAAGACTTCGTCCAACCAGCTGAACATACCGCTATCTAGTCTGAACACGGGCGCCAATGACCAAACCAACAATTTGCCGGCCATTTCCGACCTCCTGGGGTCGCTTGTCAAGAAACGTAGACTAGATTAA
- the LOC125225602 gene encoding protein N-terminal glutamine amidohydrolase isoform X2 encodes MLWIRHAPDRFQSEENVWKLCQDVSLRIPEELDRCFVVFISNPCRTVPLWKQRAGREEDRLVIWDYHVIFLYSWDCKTCLVYDLDSELPFPTFFHKYVTETFRTDQVLKSDFHRFFRVVPAKQFLQHFASDRRHMKRPDGSWIKPPPPYPAICTSVATNNLDEYINMDIGSGLGQVLSLTEFVQRFYKIEK; translated from the exons ATGCTTTGGATTCGACATGCGCCGGATCGATTTCAAAG tgaagaaaatgtatggaaattgtGTCAGGATGTATCACTAAGAATACCGGAGGAGTTGGATCGGTGCTTCGTGGTATTTATATCTAATCCTTGCCGCACGGTGCCTCTCTGGAAACAAAGGGCTGGGCGCGAGGAAGATCGTCTCGTCATATGG GACTATCATGTGATATTCTTGTACTCTTGGGACTGCAAGACTTGCCTTGTTTATGATCTGGACTCTGAGTTGCCTTTTCCAACATTCTTCCATAAATATGTCACTGAGACATTTCGAACAGATCAGGTGTTGAAGTCAGACTTCCACAG ATTCTTTCGTGTTGTGCCTGCAAAACAATTCTTGCAACATTTTGCCTCTGATCGTCGTCACATGAAGAGACCTGATGGTTCATGGATTAAGCCCCCACCTCCATATCCCGCCATCTGCACTTCAG TGGCCACAAACAACCTAGATGAGTACATCAACATGGATATTGGATCAGGATTGGGCCAGGTTTTGAGTCTGACTGAATTTGTGCAACGGTTTTATAAGATAGAAAAGTAG
- the LOC125225390 gene encoding myoneurin-like isoform X2 — translation MNDFTQLEKTIVRELSCRLCLCTDVVKLKPLSVELKRKIKRLYGVVIRSDDTLPKAICHDCLQLVGIQHLFAVKVEKTQKFLEFRKNKLAEKAHKQNTETVTHTVQANNLNQNALDTEKKQKSKGDAPSESAQHQGDSNKVKTLKKKTPLEMKFMESMPLEEFVRTENVDESLLSSTTTANRPVEKVKSGKRDAIKDIEDSTTDVLDPIVIVDGRPAKQGAALDRQITLFYKMECCICHQNDFNYRSLMKHYKERHGVPGYVECCDKKFHYFCPKKIIEHMAYHLQPNIFMCSSCHTNFQSSQELIEHQNNGGRSEGKILCPRCQERYPTYHELGCHIISHREANKLQCDYCGKLLKHHHRKKTVNHMEDVILCSTCIRSLRNIEKQEKEIKDKKKPITPDKVTIQKYQKFNQALGLSGDEDASTD, via the exons ATGAACGACTTTACCCAGCTGGAGAAGACGATAGTGCGGGAGTTGTCATGTCGGTTGTGTCTTTGTACGGACGTGGTGAAGCTTAAACCGCTCAGCGTGGAACTTAAGCGGAAGATCAAGCGACTTTACGGCGTTGTT ATACGATCGGATGACACTCTCCCAAAAGCAATTTGCCATGACTGCTTACAACTAGTTGGCATTCAACACTTATTTGCTGTTAAAGTTGAGAAAACTCAAAAGTTTTTGGAATTTCGAAAAAATAAGCTAGCTGAAAAGGCTCACAAACAAAATACAGAAACAGTAACACACACAGTACAGGCCAataatttaaaccaaaacgCATTAGACACCGAAAAAAAGCAAAAATCAAAGGGAGACGCCCCATCGGAATCAGCGCAACACCAAGGTGACTCAAATAAAGTGAAAACTCTCAAAAAGAAAACACCTCTCGAAATGAAATTCATGGAATCCATGCCTTTAGAAGAATTCGTGCGAACTGAAAACGTCGATGAATCATTACTCAGTAGTACAACAACTGCAAACAGACCGGTGGAAAAAGTCAAATCGGGTAAAAGGGATGCTATTAAAGATATAGAGGACAGTACCACAGACGTATTAGATCCTATAGTAATCGTGGATGGTCGGCCTGCCAAACAAGGAGCCGCCTTAGACAGGCAAATAACACTATTCTACAAGATGGAATGCTGTATATGCCACCAAAATGACTTCAATTATAGGTCGCTAATGAAACATTATAAAGAAAGACATGGGGTGCCGGGCTACGTGGAGTGTTGTGACAAAAAGTTTCATTATTTCTGCCCTAAGAAGATTATCGAGCACATGGCGTATCATCTTCAACCAAACATATTCAT GTGCAGCAGCTGCCATACCAACTTCCAATCATCGCAAGAGTTGATCGAACACCAGAACAACGGCGGCCGGTCGGAGGGCAAGATCCTGTGCCCGCGATGTCAGGAGCGGTACCCTACTTACCACGAGCTCGGCTGCCATATCATCTCGCATCGGGAGGCCAATAAGCTGCAGTGCGATTATTGTGGGAAACT ATTGAAACACCACCACCGAAAGAAGACCGTAAATCACATGGAAGACGTCATACTTTGTTCCACATGTATCCGATCATTGAGAAATATTGAGAAACAAGAGAAAGAAATC AAAGACAAAAAGAAGCCCATAACACCAGACAAAGTCACAattcaaaaatatcaaaaattcAATCAAGCCCTTGGCCTCTCTGGTGACGAAGACGCGTCTACTGACTGA
- the LOC125225193 gene encoding methionine aminopeptidase 1D, mitochondrial-like codes for MYIEYIAMELPRKLIGSLSQFWKINVLDIKQLYDSVEKLVFVSISLEKRKTDVVRSRYNSTMRVPKALNPRLQKQLLLRFGVYETVYPVETTPSRTVPDHIEKPEYVLQKQPTVLPDKAEVKDVNQLRGMRRSCKLAANILAHVQKNIYPGITTDDIDGMVHKLTVEAGAYPSPLHYKGFPKSVCTSVNNVAVHGIPDLRPLRDGDIINVDITVSLITVITLCWHQYVNSLQNNAIKTCGPEVPFSEIGASIFRHSKRNGLTVLPAFIGHGIGRYFHGPPDIYHTLNRYRGRMRPGMTFTIEPVLSHGSKHTLILPDGWTVVTEDGARSAQAEHTVLVTEDGAEILTK; via the exons ATGTATATTGAATATATAGCTATGGAACTACCCCGAAAACTAATTGGTTCTCTGAGCCAATTCTGGAAGATTAATGT TTTAGACATTAAACAGCTGTATGATTCTGTAGAAAAGCTTGTTTTTGTTAGTATTAGTTTAGAAAAAAGGAAGACAGACGTGGTCCGAAGCCGCTACAACTCAACAATGCGAGTACCCAAAGCACTAAATCCAAGACTCCAAAAGCAGCTTTT ATTACGATTTGGTGTATATGAAACAGTATATCCTGTTGAGACAACTCCAAGCAGAACAGTCCCAGACCACATTGAGAAGCCGGAGTATGTGTTACAAAAACAGCCAACGGTGTTACCGGACAAAGCGGAAGTTAAAGATGTCAATCAGTTGCGAGGAATGAGAAGAAGCTGCAAGCTGGCTGCTAATATATTAGCTCATGTTCAGAAGAATATTTAT CCAGGTATCACTACAGATGACATTGATGGAATGGTACACAAGTTAACAGTAGAAGCTGGAGCATATCCATCCCCGTTGCATTATAAAGGCTTTCCGAAGAGTGTATGCACCTCTGTTAACAATGTTGCTGTACATGGCATACCTGATCTGAGGCCACTGCGGGACGGTGACATTATAAACGTTGATATAACAGTAAGTCTGATAACAGTGATAACGCTGTGCTGGCACCAGTATGTCAATTCCttacaaaataat GCAATCAAAACGTGTGGCCCAGAAGTGCCATTTAGCGAAATAGGAGCATCGATATTTAGACATTCGAAAAGAAATGGACTGACAGTGCTGCCCGCTTTCATAGGCCACGGTATTGGAAGATATTTCCATGGCCCCCCAGATATTTACCACACGT TAAACCGCTACCGTGGCCGAATGAGACCAGGCATGACCTTCACCATCGAACCTGTCCTCTCACATGGCAGTAAGCACACACTCATACTCCCTGATGGGTGGACGGTTGTCACAGAAGATGGCGCTAGGAGCGCGCAAGCGGAACACACAGTTCTAGTCACGGAGGATGGTGCTGAGATCCTTACCAAGTAG